One window from the genome of Natrialba magadii ATCC 43099 encodes:
- the gyrA gene encoding DNA gyrase subunit A, with protein sequence MSSDVPDPTDVEARAVENVRIEDEMEQSYIDYAMSVIAGRALPDVRDGLKPVHRRILYAMHEMGVTSRSSHRKSSSIVGETMGDYHPHGDSAIYDTLVRMAQDFSMRYPLVDGQGNFGSMDGDPAAAPRYTEARMAAVSEELLEDIDKDTVDFSSNYDDRLQEPDVLPSAFPNLLVNGSSGIAVGMSTNIPPHNLGEVIDATIELIDDPDATVEDLMEHVKGPDFPTGANIVGRDAIYSAYKTGRGRIRVRAEFEVEEWKNGRERIVITELPYQENKARLVERIAEDVNEGDIEGISDLRDESDRDGVRIVVECKRGANVEVVKNKLLENHLEKTFGVINLALVDGQPQVLSLKETLEEYIAHRREVVRRRSEYDLAEAEDRAHILEGRLKAVENAEDVVDLIRNSETRDDAKAALQEAYDFSAEQATHIVRMQLGSLTSMEAAEIEDEYEDVQAEIERLTSILESEQELLAVIKDELSEIKDEYDDDRRTSIIEDQGTVTHEDLIPEEEVFVVMTEDDYVKRMPISQFDPQGRGGKGIIGADVKEDDRVATVFRANTHDYLLCFTNQGKVYQLKTYEIPEMGRTARGKSAVNILDLDPGEDITAIVDTDAFGDDEFVTMATRHGYVKRTAGSEFDNIRSTGIIAADLQEGDELVDVEVTDGTKDLVIASENGMTIRFDEDEVRAMGRNARGVNGIDLQGDDAVAGLVATDEGDEQDLLTVTQNGYGKRTPLSEYRTQSRYGKGLIDIKTGERNGPVTTAKAVSADDQLVMMSERGQIVRTRVDEISTVGRNTMGVIVMDVDDGDAVASVDVVPAAVSEADDDGEDEDEDEGQNEDTETVEADAAN encoded by the coding sequence ATGAGTTCAGACGTACCCGATCCGACAGACGTAGAGGCTCGAGCGGTAGAGAACGTCCGAATCGAGGACGAGATGGAACAGAGCTACATCGACTACGCGATGTCCGTCATCGCGGGTCGTGCCCTCCCGGACGTCCGGGACGGCCTGAAACCCGTCCACCGGCGCATCCTGTATGCGATGCACGAGATGGGTGTCACCTCGCGCTCGTCCCACCGCAAGTCCTCCTCGATCGTCGGGGAGACGATGGGTGACTACCACCCCCACGGCGACAGCGCGATCTACGACACCCTGGTCCGCATGGCCCAGGACTTCTCGATGCGCTACCCGCTCGTGGACGGGCAGGGGAACTTCGGCTCCATGGACGGCGACCCGGCCGCGGCGCCCCGGTACACTGAGGCCCGAATGGCCGCTGTCTCCGAAGAGCTACTCGAGGACATCGACAAGGACACGGTCGACTTCTCGTCGAACTACGACGACCGCCTGCAGGAACCGGACGTCCTGCCGTCGGCGTTCCCGAACCTGCTCGTCAACGGCTCCTCGGGGATTGCCGTCGGGATGTCGACCAACATCCCTCCGCACAATCTCGGAGAGGTCATCGACGCCACCATCGAACTGATCGACGACCCCGACGCGACGGTCGAAGATTTGATGGAACACGTCAAGGGACCGGACTTCCCCACCGGTGCGAACATCGTCGGCCGTGACGCCATCTACTCGGCGTACAAGACCGGCCGCGGGCGCATTCGTGTCCGCGCCGAGTTCGAGGTCGAGGAGTGGAAGAACGGGCGCGAGCGCATCGTCATCACCGAGCTTCCCTACCAGGAGAACAAGGCCCGTCTCGTCGAGCGCATCGCCGAGGACGTTAACGAGGGCGATATCGAAGGCATCTCTGACCTGCGCGACGAGTCCGACCGCGACGGCGTCCGCATCGTCGTCGAGTGCAAGCGCGGTGCGAACGTCGAGGTCGTGAAGAACAAGCTACTCGAGAACCATCTCGAGAAGACCTTCGGCGTCATCAACCTCGCGCTGGTCGACGGCCAGCCGCAGGTGCTCTCGCTGAAGGAGACGTTAGAGGAGTACATCGCCCACCGCCGCGAGGTCGTTCGCCGGCGCAGCGAGTACGACCTTGCGGAGGCCGAGGACCGAGCGCACATCCTCGAAGGCCGACTGAAAGCCGTCGAGAACGCGGAGGATGTCGTCGACCTGATCCGCAACAGCGAGACACGCGACGACGCGAAGGCGGCGCTGCAGGAAGCCTACGACTTCTCCGCAGAGCAGGCGACCCACATCGTCCGGATGCAACTCGGTAGCCTCACCTCGATGGAAGCCGCCGAAATCGAGGACGAGTACGAGGACGTTCAGGCCGAAATCGAACGCCTGACGTCGATCCTCGAGAGCGAGCAGGAACTGCTCGCGGTCATCAAGGACGAACTCAGTGAGATCAAAGACGAGTACGACGACGACCGCCGGACCTCCATCATCGAGGACCAGGGGACGGTTACCCACGAGGACCTCATCCCGGAGGAAGAGGTGTTCGTCGTCATGACCGAAGACGACTACGTCAAGCGGATGCCGATCAGCCAGTTCGACCCCCAGGGGCGGGGTGGCAAGGGGATCATCGGCGCAGACGTCAAGGAAGACGACCGTGTCGCGACGGTCTTCCGGGCGAACACGCACGACTATCTGCTCTGCTTTACGAACCAGGGCAAAGTCTATCAGCTCAAGACCTACGAAATTCCCGAGATGGGCCGGACAGCCCGCGGGAAGTCGGCGGTCAACATTCTTGACCTCGACCCCGGCGAGGATATCACGGCGATCGTCGACACCGACGCCTTCGGCGACGACGAATTCGTCACGATGGCGACCCGGCACGGCTACGTGAAGCGAACTGCCGGGTCGGAGTTCGATAACATTCGCTCGACCGGCATTATCGCCGCCGACCTACAGGAAGGCGACGAACTCGTTGACGTCGAGGTCACCGACGGCACCAAAGACCTCGTCATCGCCAGCGAGAACGGCATGACCATTCGATTCGACGAGGACGAAGTCAGGGCTATGGGCCGCAACGCCCGCGGGGTCAACGGGATCGACCTCCAGGGCGACGACGCTGTGGCCGGGCTGGTCGCCACCGACGAAGGCGACGAACAGGACCTGCTCACCGTGACGCAGAACGGCTACGGCAAGCGGACGCCGCTCTCTGAGTACCGCACCCAGTCTCGCTACGGCAAAGGGCTGATCGACATCAAGACGGGCGAGCGAAACGGTCCCGTCACGACCGCGAAGGCGGTTTCGGCGGACGACCAGTTGGTGATGATGAGCGAGCGCGGTCAGATCGTTCGCACCCGCGTCGACGAGATTTCGACGGTCGGGCGCAACACCATGGGCGTGATCGTGATGGACGTCGACGACGGCGATGCAGTCGCCAGTGTCGATGTCGTTCCGGCTGCGGTGAGCGAGGCGGATGACGACGGTGAAGACGAAGACGAAGACGAAGGCCAGAACGAAGACACTGAGACGGTCGAAGCGGACGCGGCGAACTAA
- a CDS encoding DUF7108 family protein — protein MTVDLPADVIEDAERLTRLVRKTPDENEAAAYEDRRDDLLATHEYRARIRNDDDGDAVLVLHPAEWHDSEAGVIRTDQIDDLSRAVEIQLEGTADPDDWETVDATNRELVEAVREEHDNVHGENARLLADFAGNHYAKPITSLTPAELAEFLSEYVVRNAWPTEAQTAVLEESLELVFDVADEPYPGIERETAQPALDDAVGEDSE, from the coding sequence ATGACCGTCGACCTCCCTGCTGACGTCATCGAGGACGCCGAACGCCTCACTCGCCTCGTGCGTAAGACGCCCGACGAGAACGAGGCCGCAGCCTACGAGGACCGCCGTGACGACCTGCTTGCCACCCACGAATACCGCGCGCGCATCCGCAACGACGACGACGGCGACGCGGTCCTCGTACTCCACCCCGCCGAGTGGCACGACAGCGAGGCAGGCGTCATCAGAACTGACCAGATCGACGACCTCTCGCGCGCAGTCGAGATCCAACTCGAGGGCACCGCCGATCCGGACGACTGGGAGACCGTCGACGCCACCAACCGAGAACTCGTCGAAGCGGTTCGTGAGGAACACGACAACGTTCACGGCGAGAACGCGCGTCTGCTCGCGGACTTCGCGGGCAACCACTACGCGAAGCCGATCACATCGCTGACCCCTGCGGAACTCGCGGAGTTTCTCTCTGAGTACGTCGTTCGAAACGCGTGGCCGACTGAAGCACAGACGGCTGTGCTCGAGGAGTCACTCGAGTTAGTATTCGACGTAGCCGACGAACCGTACCCGGGGATCGAGAGAGAGACAGCACAGCCGGCACTGGATGACGCCGTTGGTGAGGATAGCGAGTAG
- a CDS encoding alkaline phosphatase family protein codes for MGLFDRLRGDDAPRVAFIGVDGVPYSLLSANEDLFPNFAALADEGTASEISSIVPPESSACWPSLTTGVNPGETGVYGFQDREVGTYDTYVPMGNEVQADRVWDRVQEEGRRATVMNVPVTFPPQRNVQRMVSGFLSPGLDKAAHPDDVREYLDTLDYRIDVNPKLGHEKNKEEFIEDAHETIDARFEAFEHYIEEDDWDLFFGVFMTTDRVNHFLFKDYEQDGEYKDEFLEFYQKVDDYIGRLREALPDDVTMIVASDHGFTSLDYEVHFNEWLREEGWLSFQDDSPDELGDIATETKAYSFIPGRFYINLEGREPRGSVPEDEYDDVRDELKADLEALEGPDGNQVVERVVEKEDAFRGDHDDIAPDLVAIPSNGFDLKSGFKGDSDIFTTGPRNGMHSFDDTSLYIDEPSASITDADLLDITPTILDLLDIEYSRGEFDGASLV; via the coding sequence ATGGGTCTATTCGACCGGTTGCGGGGCGATGATGCCCCCCGCGTCGCATTTATCGGGGTCGACGGCGTGCCGTATAGTCTGCTCTCAGCAAACGAAGACCTGTTCCCAAACTTCGCAGCACTCGCCGACGAGGGGACGGCGAGCGAAATTTCGAGCATCGTCCCTCCGGAATCGAGCGCCTGCTGGCCGTCACTGACGACCGGCGTCAACCCCGGCGAGACCGGCGTCTATGGCTTCCAGGACCGTGAAGTCGGAACGTACGACACCTACGTTCCAATGGGCAACGAGGTCCAGGCCGACCGCGTCTGGGACCGCGTCCAGGAAGAAGGCCGCCGGGCCACCGTAATGAACGTCCCCGTCACCTTCCCACCCCAGCGCAACGTCCAGCGGATGGTCTCCGGATTCCTCTCACCGGGCCTCGACAAGGCCGCCCATCCGGACGATGTTCGCGAGTACCTCGACACGCTCGACTACCGGATCGACGTCAACCCGAAACTGGGCCACGAAAAGAACAAGGAAGAATTCATCGAGGACGCCCACGAGACCATCGACGCCCGATTCGAGGCGTTCGAACACTACATCGAGGAGGATGACTGGGACCTCTTCTTCGGCGTCTTCATGACGACCGACCGGGTCAACCACTTCCTGTTCAAGGACTACGAACAGGACGGCGAGTACAAAGACGAGTTCCTCGAGTTCTACCAGAAGGTCGACGACTACATCGGCCGCCTGCGCGAGGCGCTTCCCGACGACGTAACCATGATCGTCGCCTCCGACCACGGTTTTACCAGCCTGGACTACGAGGTGCACTTCAACGAGTGGCTCCGCGAGGAGGGCTGGCTCTCCTTCCAGGACGACAGCCCCGACGAACTGGGCGACATCGCGACAGAGACGAAAGCTTACTCGTTCATCCCTGGTCGCTTCTACATCAATCTCGAGGGCCGCGAACCCCGCGGCTCCGTTCCCGAGGACGAGTACGACGACGTCCGGGACGAACTCAAGGCAGATCTCGAGGCACTCGAGGGCCCGGACGGAAACCAGGTCGTCGAACGCGTGGTGGAAAAGGAAGACGCGTTCCGTGGCGATCACGACGACATCGCGCCCGATCTGGTCGCGATTCCGAGCAACGGGTTCGACCTCAAGTCCGGTTTCAAGGGCGACTCCGACATCTTCACGACGGGTCCGCGAAACGGGATGCACAGCTTTGACGACACCTCGCTGTACATCGACGAGCCGAGTGCGTCGATCACCGATGCCGACCTCCTCGATATCACGCCGACGATTCTCGACCTGCTGGACATCGAGTACAGCCGCGGCGAGTTCGACGGTGCGAGCCTGGTCTGA
- a CDS encoding DUF371 domain-containing protein, producing the protein MQEVINAQGHEHVSAEHASTFEVTTDDYLTPAGDCILAINADRAPADFDPDFIDACQDADATITVTIEADGHTETVTGRGDPALEYTNDRSAVGRTSEYVDDRTIMVDAEFAAEGFDRDLVEALAAGADVTVTFRVE; encoded by the coding sequence ATGCAAGAAGTCATCAACGCCCAGGGCCACGAGCACGTCAGCGCCGAGCACGCCAGCACGTTCGAAGTAACCACCGACGACTATCTCACACCCGCAGGCGACTGTATCCTCGCCATCAACGCCGACCGCGCACCCGCAGACTTCGACCCCGACTTCATCGACGCCTGCCAGGACGCCGACGCCACGATCACCGTCACCATCGAAGCCGACGGCCACACCGAGACGGTGACCGGTCGTGGGGACCCAGCACTCGAGTACACCAACGATCGAAGTGCGGTTGGCCGGACGAGCGAGTATGTCGACGATCGGACGATTATGGTGGATGCGGAGTTCGCTGCGGAGGGGTTCGACCGCGACCTGGTCGAGGCGCTTGCGGCGGGTGCAGATGTGACGGTGACGTTCAGGGTCGAATAG
- a CDS encoding transcription initiation factor IIB, translating into MTRSTRQRERTREKDETEDQEGVRACPECESDNLVKDSDRGELICEDCGLVVEEEKIDPGPEWRAFNHQERQEKSRVGAPTTQTMHDKGLTTTIDWKDKDAYGRSISSKKRSQMHRLRKWQERIRTKDAGERNLQFALSEIDRMASALGVPRSVREVASVIYRRALKEDLIRGRSIEGVATSALYAACRKEGIPRSLEEISEVSRVERKEIGRTYRYISQELGLEMRPVDPKKYVPRFCSELELSEEVQTKANEIIEKTAEEGLLSGKSPTGYAAAAIYAASLLCNEKKTQREVADVAQVTEVTIRNRYQEQIEAMGIHG; encoded by the coding sequence ATGACACGGTCCACCCGCCAGCGGGAGCGAACGCGTGAGAAGGACGAGACCGAAGATCAGGAGGGGGTACGTGCCTGCCCCGAGTGTGAATCGGACAATCTCGTAAAGGACTCCGACCGGGGTGAGCTCATCTGTGAGGACTGTGGGCTCGTCGTGGAGGAAGAAAAAATCGACCCAGGACCTGAGTGGCGGGCGTTTAACCACCAGGAACGGCAGGAGAAGTCCCGTGTCGGTGCCCCAACGACACAGACGATGCACGACAAGGGGCTGACGACGACGATCGACTGGAAGGACAAGGACGCCTACGGACGCTCTATTTCCTCGAAAAAGCGCAGTCAGATGCACCGACTGCGCAAGTGGCAAGAGCGAATTCGAACGAAAGACGCCGGCGAACGCAACCTGCAGTTCGCACTCAGCGAAATCGACCGGATGGCATCGGCACTCGGTGTCCCGCGATCGGTCCGCGAAGTCGCGTCGGTGATCTACCGCCGCGCGCTCAAAGAAGACCTCATTCGCGGCCGTTCGATCGAGGGTGTCGCAACGTCTGCACTGTACGCTGCCTGCCGCAAGGAAGGCATTCCACGCAGTCTCGAAGAAATCTCGGAAGTCTCACGCGTCGAACGCAAGGAAATCGGTCGAACGTATCGGTATATCTCGCAGGAACTCGGCCTCGAGATGCGCCCCGTCGACCCGAAAAAGTACGTTCCCCGCTTCTGTTCTGAACTCGAGCTTTCCGAAGAAGTCCAGACCAAGGCCAACGAAATCATCGAGAAGACGGCCGAGGAAGGACTCCTCTCCGGAAAGTCTCCGACCGGATACGCCGCCGCTGCGATCTACGCTGCGTCGCTTCTCTGCAACGAGAAGAAGACTCAGCGCGAGGTTGCAGACGTGGCCCAGGTGACCGAAGTCACCATCCGGAACCGGTACCAGGAACAGATCGAAGCGATGGGAATCCACGGCTAA
- a CDS encoding inorganic diphosphatase, protein MVNLWEDIETGPNPPEEIYAVVECLKGERNKYEYDKDVPGVVLDRVLHSNVHYPSDYGFIPQSYYDDEDPFDVLVLVEDQTFPGCIIEARPVALMKMDDDGEQDDKVIAVPSEDPRYDHIEDLEDIPQQQRDEIDEFFATYKNLEEGKEVETLGWEDKQAAYDAIEHAQDLYEENFE, encoded by the coding sequence ATGGTTAATCTCTGGGAAGATATCGAGACCGGACCGAATCCACCCGAAGAGATCTACGCTGTCGTCGAGTGTCTCAAGGGCGAACGGAACAAGTACGAGTACGACAAGGACGTGCCAGGCGTCGTCCTCGATCGCGTTCTCCACAGTAACGTCCACTACCCGTCTGACTACGGCTTTATCCCGCAGTCGTACTACGACGACGAGGACCCCTTCGACGTGCTTGTCCTCGTCGAGGATCAGACGTTCCCCGGCTGTATCATCGAAGCCCGCCCTGTCGCCCTGATGAAGATGGACGACGACGGTGAGCAGGACGACAAGGTCATCGCTGTCCCGTCGGAGGACCCACGGTACGACCACATCGAGGATCTGGAGGATATCCCACAGCAACAGCGCGACGAGATTGACGAGTTCTTCGCGACCTACAAGAACTTAGAGGAAGGCAAGGAAGTCGAGACGCTGGGCTGGGAGGACAAGCAGGCCGCCTACGACGCGATTGAGCACGCTCAGGACCTCTACGAAGAGAACTTCGAATAA
- a CDS encoding SPW repeat domain-containing protein, with amino-acid sequence MTRPTWDADDHEPSAKHDERGRSEGGATARDVIAHNPNPDRHGRWLSASIVVLGAVAIVQAAAFDIVAGLLWNALLVGAALIATGAYNYARRADAEFGSVGVAMLTSVLGLWLVASPFVIGPETGTVAAANELSATITVVVGLLVVGIGSYSAVTARARRGDADARATAVYDRRGQ; translated from the coding sequence ATGACCAGACCGACCTGGGACGCAGACGACCACGAACCGAGCGCGAAACACGACGAGCGCGGGCGTTCCGAGGGCGGCGCAACTGCACGGGACGTTATCGCGCACAACCCGAACCCGGATCGCCACGGACGGTGGCTGTCGGCGAGCATCGTCGTCCTCGGTGCTGTCGCAATCGTTCAAGCGGCCGCCTTCGATATCGTCGCAGGACTACTCTGGAACGCGCTTCTCGTCGGCGCAGCACTGATCGCAACTGGAGCGTACAACTACGCCAGGAGAGCGGACGCGGAGTTCGGGAGTGTGGGTGTGGCGATGCTCACTTCGGTTCTCGGTCTCTGGCTCGTCGCATCACCGTTCGTCATCGGTCCCGAGACCGGCACCGTCGCAGCGGCGAACGAACTCAGCGCGACGATTACGGTCGTCGTCGGTCTCCTGGTGGTCGGGATCGGAAGCTACAGCGCCGTCACAGCACGAGCACGCCGAGGAGATGCTGACGCTCGTGCAACTGCGGTGTACGATCGACGTGGGCAGTGA
- a CDS encoding DUF6498-containing protein: MSAPTGGVALLVGLKLYFDFEAHRREHERAQRPTPASSTG; encoded by the coding sequence CTGTCCGCTCCTACCGGTGGCGTTGCCCTGCTGGTCGGCCTGAAACTGTACTTCGATTTCGAGGCACACCGACGAGAACACGAACGGGCACAGCGCCCGACGCCAGCGTCTTCGACTGGCTGA
- the rnhA gene encoding ribonuclease HI produces the protein MPVIECDVDDARERLTDAGVAVESGNTDHERWRASRGDATAVAYDDKVVIQGGEPRVLESILREGGGRAHVYFDGGARGNPGPAGIGWVIVTSEGIVAEGSKRIGRATNNQAEYEALIAALEAARDYDYDEIHVRGDSELIVKQVRGEYNTNNPELRERRVTVHELLRAFDEWTLEHVPREVNSRADELANEALDGA, from the coding sequence ATGCCGGTCATCGAGTGTGATGTCGACGACGCGCGTGAACGCCTCACAGACGCTGGTGTCGCCGTCGAATCCGGAAACACGGACCACGAACGCTGGCGTGCGAGCCGCGGCGACGCAACTGCTGTCGCCTACGACGACAAGGTCGTTATCCAGGGCGGCGAGCCCCGGGTACTCGAGTCCATCCTTCGCGAGGGCGGCGGTCGTGCGCACGTCTACTTCGACGGTGGCGCGCGCGGGAACCCCGGCCCGGCGGGGATCGGCTGGGTGATCGTCACGAGCGAGGGGATTGTCGCGGAAGGCAGCAAACGAATCGGGCGCGCGACGAACAACCAGGCGGAGTACGAGGCGCTGATCGCTGCACTCGAGGCCGCGCGCGACTACGATTACGACGAGATTCACGTCCGCGGGGATTCGGAACTCATCGTCAAACAGGTGCGCGGGGAGTACAACACGAACAACCCGGAGCTTCGGGAGCGGCGCGTGACGGTTCACGAACTGTTGCGCGCGTTCGACGAGTGGACGCTGGAGCATGTTCCCCGCGAGGTCAACAGTCGGGCGGACGAGCTTGCGAACGAAGCGCTGGATGGAGCGTAA
- the gyrB gene encoding DNA topoisomerase (ATP-hydrolyzing) subunit B, translating into MSQESEYGAGQIQVLEGLEAVRKRPAMYIGSTDSRGLHHLVYEVVDNSIDEALAGHCDEITVSINEDDSISVADDGRGIPVDTHEEYDRPALEVILTVLHAGGKFDNKSYQVSGGLHGVGVSVVNALSSRLETTVKRDGGVYEHAFEIGEPIGDMERVRDMEPDEETGTEIQFWPDDDIFETTDMSFSTLSNRLRELAFLNSGVRITLRDERERTEDGEAVAETYEYEGGIREFVEYLNETRSAMHEDIIYFEDEDQNVRVEVAMQATQELQGSIHAFANNINTREGGTHLTGFKTALTRVVNDYGNENNLLSDIEENLKGEDIREGLTAVVSVKHPDPQFEGQTKTKLGNSEVRGIVEGAMHDCLGTYFEEHPDTAQAIVMKAVEAAKARKAAQKAEELTRRKSALESTSLPGKLADCQTKDPEEAELFIAEGDSAGGSAKQARNPEFQAVLPIKGKILNVEKHRLDRILENDEIRNMITAIGAGIGDEFDVEDVRYKKIIMATDADVDGAHIRTLMLTFFYRHMRPLLEGGYVYATQPPLYRIRYRGETYDAMTDVERDEIVEEKCDGNPSQVQRFKGLGEMNPEQLWETTMNPENRILKQITVEDAAAADKMFSVLMGDAVEPRKQFIKENAPEAEWIDI; encoded by the coding sequence ATGTCCCAGGAAAGCGAGTACGGAGCCGGTCAGATTCAGGTCTTGGAAGGCCTGGAAGCCGTGCGCAAACGGCCGGCGATGTACATCGGTTCTACCGACTCTCGAGGCCTCCACCATCTCGTCTACGAAGTGGTGGACAACTCGATCGACGAGGCACTGGCCGGACACTGCGACGAGATCACCGTCTCCATCAACGAAGACGACTCGATCAGCGTCGCAGACGACGGCCGGGGAATCCCCGTCGACACACACGAAGAGTACGACCGCCCCGCACTCGAGGTCATTCTGACCGTCCTCCACGCGGGTGGCAAGTTCGACAACAAGTCCTACCAGGTCTCTGGCGGCCTCCACGGTGTGGGTGTGAGCGTCGTCAACGCCCTCTCGAGTCGACTCGAGACGACCGTCAAGCGCGACGGGGGTGTCTACGAGCACGCCTTCGAAATCGGCGAACCCATCGGCGACATGGAGCGCGTCCGCGACATGGAGCCGGACGAGGAGACCGGCACCGAGATTCAGTTCTGGCCGGACGACGATATCTTCGAGACGACCGATATGTCGTTCTCGACGCTGTCGAACCGGCTTCGGGAACTGGCCTTCCTGAACTCGGGCGTCCGTATCACACTCCGTGACGAGCGCGAGCGCACCGAGGACGGCGAGGCCGTCGCAGAGACCTACGAGTACGAAGGTGGCATCCGCGAGTTCGTCGAGTACCTGAACGAGACGCGCTCGGCGATGCACGAGGACATCATCTACTTCGAAGACGAGGACCAGAACGTCCGCGTCGAGGTGGCGATGCAGGCCACCCAGGAGCTCCAGGGCTCGATCCACGCCTTCGCGAACAACATCAACACCCGCGAGGGTGGGACCCACCTCACCGGATTCAAGACGGCACTGACGCGCGTCGTCAACGACTACGGCAACGAGAACAATCTGCTCTCGGATATCGAGGAAAACCTCAAAGGCGAGGACATTCGCGAGGGTCTCACCGCCGTCGTCTCCGTCAAACACCCCGACCCGCAGTTCGAGGGCCAGACGAAGACCAAACTCGGCAACTCGGAGGTCCGTGGAATCGTCGAGGGTGCCATGCACGACTGCCTCGGCACGTACTTCGAGGAACACCCTGACACCGCCCAGGCCATCGTCATGAAAGCCGTCGAGGCGGCAAAGGCACGCAAAGCCGCCCAGAAGGCAGAAGAGCTGACCCGCCGCAAGTCGGCACTCGAGTCCACCTCGCTGCCAGGCAAGCTCGCGGACTGTCAGACCAAGGATCCCGAGGAGGCAGAGCTGTTCATCGCGGAGGGTGACTCCGCAGGTGGCAGCGCAAAGCAGGCCCGGAATCCGGAGTTCCAGGCCGTGTTGCCGATCAAGGGGAAGATTCTGAACGTCGAGAAACACCGCCTCGACCGCATTCTGGAGAACGACGAGATCCGGAACATGATCACTGCGATCGGCGCAGGGATCGGCGACGAGTTCGACGTCGAGGACGTCCGATACAAGAAGATCATCATGGCGACGGACGCTGACGTCGACGGGGCGCACATCCGGACACTCATGCTCACGTTCTTCTACCGGCACATGCGGCCGCTACTCGAGGGTGGCTACGTCTATGCAACCCAGCCGCCGCTGTACCGTATCCGCTATCGTGGCGAGACCTACGACGCGATGACGGACGTGGAGCGAGACGAAATCGTCGAAGAGAAGTGCGACGGCAACCCCTCGCAGGTCCAGCGGTTCAAGGGCCTCGGCGAGATGAACCCCGAACAGCTCTGGGAGACGACGATGAACCCGGAGAACCGTATCCTCAAGCAGATCACGGTCGAGGATGCGGCCGCCGCGGACAAGATGTTCTCGGTGTTGATGGGCGATGCCGTCGAGCCGCGCAAGCAGTTTATCAAGGAGAACGCGCCGGAGGCAGAGTGGATCGACATCTAA
- a CDS encoding PadR family transcriptional regulator: protein MSEAQSITGEQSIARELTAFQNNILVILAKEPMYGLAIKRELEDYYGTEVNHGRLYPNLDELVDLGLVEKSELDKRTNQYSLTDDGYDAVLDGLSWTLSKVVTGDDRADEITEIIENSY, encoded by the coding sequence ATGTCAGAGGCACAATCAATCACCGGCGAACAGAGTATTGCACGAGAACTTACAGCGTTCCAGAACAACATCCTCGTCATCCTCGCCAAGGAACCGATGTACGGCCTGGCGATCAAGCGTGAACTCGAGGACTACTACGGAACCGAAGTCAACCACGGGCGTCTTTACCCCAACCTCGACGAGCTCGTCGACCTCGGGCTGGTCGAAAAGAGCGAACTCGACAAGCGAACCAACCAGTACTCGCTGACCGATGACGGCTACGACGCCGTCCTCGACGGCCTCAGCTGGACCCTCTCGAAGGTCGTCACGGGCGACGACCGCGCCGACGAGATCACCGAGATCATCGAGAACAGCTACTGA